The Christiangramia flava JLT2011 genome has a segment encoding these proteins:
- a CDS encoding IS1096 element passenger TnpR family protein, translating into MVYRFRVILDAEEDVFRDIELLENNTFEDLHNAIIQSFGFDGAEMASFYVSDEDWNQGEEIHQFDMSGTDSSIKLMNETALDSVLSESQTRVIYVYDFLKMWTFLVELADIAEVEEGRDYPNLMFAHGQLPDSAPDKEFVGEDEDAGLNGDFDAFDTDNFDDFDFDEHWN; encoded by the coding sequence ATGGTTTATAGATTCAGAGTGATTTTAGATGCGGAAGAAGATGTTTTCCGGGATATTGAACTCCTTGAGAACAATACTTTTGAAGACCTTCATAATGCGATCATCCAGTCCTTCGGTTTTGACGGCGCAGAGATGGCCTCCTTTTACGTGAGCGATGAAGACTGGAACCAGGGCGAGGAAATTCATCAATTTGATATGAGCGGAACCGATTCGTCTATTAAACTGATGAACGAAACGGCGCTGGATTCGGTACTTTCAGAATCACAAACCCGCGTGATCTACGTGTACGATTTTCTGAAAATGTGGACTTTTCTCGTGGAACTGGCAGATATTGCGGAAGTAGAAGAAGGCCGCGATTATCCTAATTTGATGTTTGCCCACGGGCAGTTGCCAGACAGCGCCCCAGACAAAGAATTTGTTGGAGAAGACGAAGACGCCGGCCTGAATGGCGATTTTGACGCTTTCGATACCGATAATTTCGATGACTTTGATTTTGACGAACACTGGAATTAA